A genomic segment from Candidatus Korarchaeota archaeon NZ13-K encodes:
- a CDS encoding aldo/keto reductase, whose translation MEFRYLGGSDVKVSSVGLGTWQFSESWGVTDYQTARSIVEAALEVGINLFDTAAVYGRGMSERFLGEAMRELGIREEVIVATKIPGEFLSRHDVFKATRRCLERLNTSYIDLMQVHWPPCWDNFPTCEYMRALEELVHLGAIRMIGLSDFPPELIESAWSCLSTEDIVSVQVKYNLVERDAEKEIIPYAEASNLSVLAWSPLAKGALTGKYTPENLPKFSDVREGSALFHPENFTKIYELVKLLTDVGTRYGKSPSQVALNWLLMASDRVIVIPGAKTPSQVRENAGAADWRMSLQDWMMLEEESGRIRITRVIW comes from the coding sequence ATGGAGTTCAGGTACTTGGGCGGCTCGGACGTCAAGGTCTCCTCCGTCGGCCTGGGCACGTGGCAGTTCAGCGAGTCCTGGGGGGTGACGGACTACCAGACGGCTAGATCCATAGTCGAGGCTGCCTTAGAGGTCGGGATCAACCTGTTCGATACTGCCGCCGTTTACGGGAGGGGGATGAGCGAGAGGTTCCTGGGAGAGGCGATGAGGGAGCTTGGGATAAGGGAGGAAGTCATAGTGGCGACCAAGATACCTGGTGAGTTCCTATCGAGGCACGACGTCTTCAAGGCAACAAGGAGATGCCTCGAGAGGCTCAACACGAGTTACATAGATTTGATGCAGGTCCACTGGCCCCCCTGCTGGGACAACTTCCCCACATGCGAGTACATGCGCGCCCTTGAGGAGCTCGTGCACCTCGGAGCGATAAGGATGATAGGGCTCAGCGACTTCCCGCCAGAGCTCATAGAATCCGCCTGGTCCTGCCTCTCCACCGAGGACATAGTGAGCGTTCAGGTGAAGTACAACCTGGTTGAGAGGGATGCTGAGAAGGAGATAATCCCTTACGCTGAGGCAAGCAATCTAAGCGTGCTGGCATGGTCTCCCCTCGCCAAGGGAGCCCTCACTGGCAAATACACTCCGGAGAACCTCCCCAAGTTCTCCGACGTCAGGGAGGGGTCCGCCCTCTTCCACCCGGAGAACTTCACGAAGATCTACGAGCTGGTGAAGCTCCTAACCGACGTCGGGACGAGGTACGGGAAGAGCCCCTCTCAGGTGGCGCTCAACTGGTTGCTGATGGCCAGCGACAGGGTGATCGTGATACCGGGGGCCAAGACACCGTCGCAGGTGAGGGAGAACGCCGGAGCTGCTGACTGGAGGATGAGCCTGCAAGATTGGATGATGCTGGAGGAGGAGAGCGGGAGGATAAGGATAACTAGGGTGATCTGGTGA
- a CDS encoding winged helix-turn-helix transcriptional regulator: MIMEYLRANPGAHMRQIARDLGMSLGSLRWHLSVLERRGLVKERRKGNMTEFYPAEVALKYYQNSSSQGTS, translated from the coding sequence ATGATAATGGAGTACCTGAGGGCCAATCCCGGGGCTCACATGAGGCAGATCGCTAGGGATCTGGGGATGAGCCTCGGATCGCTCAGGTGGCACCTGAGCGTCCTCGAGAGGAGGGGCCTAGTTAAGGAGAGGAGGAAGGGAAACATGACAGAGTTTTACCCAGCTGAGGTCGCTCTCAAATATTACCAGAACTCATCATCCCAGGGGACATCTTGA
- a CDS encoding rubrerythrin family protein — translation MTDLRPEVIEALLEFQRSEITEHNIYLSLARRLSGENRKVLEGIAEDELRHYSILRKYTEREVKPDGKRILLYSALARIFGVTFAIKLMERGEELAQEEYGRLMNDIQEVATILQEEERHEDKLIELLREERVEYVGSIVLGLNDALVELTGALAGLTLALQNTRLIGMAGLVMGVAASLSMAASEYLSRRSERMGNPLRGALYTGVTYVMTVALLVSPFMTPLDPYMALASMLGIAVTIIGIFSFFVSVVKDQPFARIFLEMLAISFGVALVSFAVGWIVRVAFGVEV, via the coding sequence ATGACCGACCTGAGGCCGGAGGTCATTGAGGCTCTGCTGGAATTTCAGAGGAGTGAGATAACGGAGCATAACATCTACCTGAGCCTGGCCCGGAGGTTAAGTGGAGAGAACAGGAAGGTACTTGAGGGAATAGCCGAGGACGAGCTCAGGCATTACTCAATCTTGAGGAAGTACACTGAAAGGGAGGTGAAACCGGACGGCAAGAGGATCCTCCTCTACTCGGCGCTGGCCAGGATATTCGGCGTGACTTTCGCGATCAAGCTGATGGAGAGGGGAGAGGAGCTCGCTCAGGAGGAATATGGAAGGCTGATGAATGATATTCAGGAAGTTGCGACGATCCTTCAGGAGGAGGAGAGGCATGAGGACAAACTAATCGAGCTCCTGAGGGAGGAGAGGGTTGAGTACGTGGGATCCATCGTACTGGGACTCAACGATGCCCTTGTGGAGCTAACTGGAGCTCTGGCTGGCCTGACATTGGCCCTGCAGAACACCAGGCTCATAGGCATGGCCGGCCTCGTCATGGGGGTGGCGGCCAGTCTCTCCATGGCCGCCTCCGAGTACCTCTCCAGGAGATCGGAGAGGATGGGAAACCCGTTGAGGGGAGCACTCTACACGGGAGTCACCTACGTGATGACGGTGGCCCTCCTGGTATCCCCATTCATGACTCCCTTGGATCCTTACATGGCCCTGGCATCGATGCTAGGGATAGCTGTAACAATCATAGGAATCTTCTCCTTCTTCGTGTCGGTCGTCAAGGATCAGCCCTTCGCTAGGATTTTCCTGGAGATGCTGGCCATAAGCTTCGGCGTCGCCTTGGTATCCTTCGCGGTGGGATGGATCGTCAGGGTGGCATTCGGGGTGGAAGTCTGA